The Longimicrobiaceae bacterium genome contains a region encoding:
- a CDS encoding ABC transporter ATP-binding protein, with protein sequence MQSNEQPLIHLEGVSKVFLTEEVETHALSGVHLEIRSGEYVAIAGPSGGGKTTLLSILGLLDSPSDGVYRLNGRPVSGLSAAERARIRNREIGFIFQAFNLIGDLTVYENVELPLTYRGMSGAERKERVQEALERVGMGHRTNHYPSQLSGGQQQRVAVARAIAGKPLILLADEPTGNLDSVNGEAVMGLLQELHREGATICMVTHDPRYAQHAERSVHLFDGQVVRDERSPVAAELERHGFEVV encoded by the coding sequence ATGCAGAGCAACGAGCAGCCGCTGATCCACCTGGAAGGCGTGAGCAAGGTCTTCCTCACCGAGGAGGTGGAGACGCACGCCCTCTCCGGCGTCCACCTGGAGATCCGCTCCGGGGAGTACGTGGCCATCGCCGGCCCCTCCGGCGGCGGCAAGACCACGCTGCTGTCCATCCTGGGGCTGCTGGACTCCCCCTCGGACGGGGTGTACCGCCTGAACGGGCGCCCGGTGTCCGGCCTCTCCGCGGCGGAGCGGGCGCGGATCCGCAACCGGGAGATCGGCTTCATCTTCCAGGCGTTCAACCTGATCGGCGACCTGACCGTCTACGAGAACGTGGAGCTGCCGCTCACCTACCGGGGCATGTCCGGCGCGGAGCGGAAGGAGCGGGTGCAGGAGGCGCTGGAGCGGGTGGGGATGGGCCACCGCACCAACCACTACCCCTCGCAGCTTTCCGGCGGCCAGCAGCAGCGCGTGGCCGTGGCGCGCGCCATCGCCGGGAAGCCGCTGATCCTGCTGGCGGACGAGCCCACGGGGAACCTGGACTCGGTCAACGGCGAGGCGGTGATGGGGCTCCTCCAGGAGCTGCACCGCGAGGGCGCCACCATCTGCATGGTGACCCACGATCCGCGCTACGCGCAGCACGCCGAGCGCAGCGTGCACCTGTTCGACGGGCAGGTGGTGCGCGACGAGCGCAGCCCGGTGGCGGCGGAGCTGGAGCGGCACGGGTTCGAGGTGGTGTGA
- a CDS encoding ABC transporter permease, translating into MDSFLQDLRYALRSLRRSPSFAAAAMLCLALGMGVNTATFSIVNTLLFRPPPFEDADRVVLLYAQPPKQGWEEDAFSSAELADVRAGSRALADVAGAGSRGFNLAGDDEPVRVAGSPVTPNLFPLLGVRPALGRGFLPGEDRPGSERVVVLGHRVWQTHFGGRRDVVGRTTMLNGVPTTVVGVMPPGFRFPETADLWVPARTDSTAAYDARWLVAVGRLRPGADVEQANADLARVARRMAAEHPGTHAGWSLGARPFGASYVRGDRGFLLYLMLGGVGFVLLIACANVANLLLARGSTRRREIAVRAALGAGRGRIVRQLLTESVLLAVGGGALGVLVGSWWLDWTMSRLTVDVPYWMTFQMDWRVLLYTLALAVATGLLFGILPALRASRAELTGALKDGAPGDSGGLYRNRLRGALVAGEIALSLVLLAGAALSIRSFLAALDSDPAVDGRSILTARTSLAGERYDAVASRAAFFRELEGRLRALPGVQGAALTTALPAGDVGVGTTVRAEGRPGEDGEAAGRWIAVTPGYWGAIGRPLLAGRSFTAAEAADSAAAVALVSAELAERLWPGQDPLGRRIRVEVEGADRSLAVVGIAPTLPYARPGTGSPRDRLQVHVPYGVAGWRLMTLAVRSAGDPAALSPALRREVRAMDPTLPVFTVHVLGDYRASTLWMQRAAGQVFASLALLALGLAALGVYGVMAYTVAQRTREIGIRVALGARAPDVVRMVVAEAAVLAAAGIAVGLPGAYAVARLMRGTLYGVGPGDPVAFLAVPLLLGGVAMLASWLPARRASRVDPIVALRAD; encoded by the coding sequence ATGGACAGCTTCCTCCAGGACCTGCGCTACGCGCTCCGCAGCCTGCGGCGGAGCCCCAGCTTCGCGGCCGCGGCCATGCTCTGCCTGGCGCTGGGGATGGGCGTGAACACCGCCACCTTCAGCATCGTAAACACGCTGCTCTTCCGGCCGCCCCCGTTCGAGGACGCGGACCGCGTGGTCCTCCTGTACGCGCAGCCCCCGAAGCAGGGGTGGGAGGAGGACGCCTTCAGCTCCGCGGAGCTGGCCGACGTCCGCGCGGGGAGCCGGGCCCTCGCCGACGTGGCGGGCGCCGGCTCGCGGGGCTTCAACCTGGCCGGCGACGACGAGCCGGTGCGCGTGGCGGGGTCGCCGGTCACCCCCAACCTGTTCCCGCTGCTGGGGGTCCGCCCCGCGCTGGGGCGCGGCTTCCTCCCCGGCGAGGACCGGCCCGGGTCCGAGCGGGTGGTCGTCCTCGGTCACCGGGTCTGGCAGACGCACTTCGGCGGGCGCAGGGACGTGGTCGGGCGGACGACGATGCTGAACGGCGTCCCCACGACGGTCGTGGGGGTGATGCCGCCGGGCTTCCGCTTCCCGGAGACGGCCGACCTGTGGGTCCCGGCGCGCACCGACAGCACGGCCGCGTACGACGCCCGCTGGCTCGTCGCCGTCGGGCGGCTCCGCCCCGGGGCGGACGTGGAGCAGGCGAACGCCGACCTCGCGCGCGTCGCCCGGCGGATGGCCGCGGAGCACCCGGGCACCCACGCGGGATGGTCGCTGGGGGCGCGGCCGTTCGGCGCGTCGTACGTGCGCGGCGACCGGGGCTTCCTGCTCTACCTGATGCTGGGGGGCGTGGGCTTCGTGCTGCTGATCGCCTGCGCCAACGTCGCCAACCTGCTCCTGGCGCGCGGCAGCACCCGCCGCCGGGAGATCGCCGTGCGGGCGGCGCTGGGGGCCGGGCGCGGACGGATCGTCCGGCAGCTCCTCACCGAGAGCGTGCTGCTCGCCGTCGGGGGCGGCGCATTGGGAGTGCTGGTGGGGAGCTGGTGGCTCGACTGGACGATGTCGCGCCTCACGGTGGACGTGCCGTACTGGATGACCTTCCAGATGGACTGGCGGGTGCTGCTGTACACCCTGGCGCTGGCGGTCGCCACCGGGCTGCTGTTCGGCATCCTGCCGGCGCTGCGCGCCTCGCGCGCGGAGCTGACCGGCGCCCTCAAGGACGGGGCTCCCGGCGACAGCGGGGGCCTGTACCGCAACCGGCTGCGCGGCGCGCTGGTGGCCGGCGAGATCGCCCTGTCGCTGGTCCTGCTGGCCGGCGCCGCGCTGAGCATCCGCTCGTTCCTTGCGGCCCTGGACTCGGACCCCGCGGTGGACGGCCGGAGCATCCTGACCGCGCGCACCTCGCTCGCCGGCGAGCGCTACGACGCGGTGGCGTCGCGCGCCGCGTTCTTCCGGGAGCTGGAGGGACGGCTCCGCGCGCTCCCCGGGGTGCAGGGCGCGGCGCTCACCACCGCGCTCCCGGCGGGCGACGTGGGGGTGGGCACCACCGTCCGGGCGGAAGGCCGGCCCGGGGAGGACGGCGAGGCGGCGGGCCGCTGGATCGCCGTCACCCCCGGCTACTGGGGCGCCATCGGACGGCCGCTGCTCGCCGGGCGCAGCTTCACCGCAGCCGAGGCCGCCGACAGCGCGGCCGCGGTCGCCCTCGTGAGCGCCGAGCTGGCGGAGCGGCTCTGGCCGGGTCAGGATCCGCTCGGCCGGCGGATCCGGGTGGAGGTGGAGGGCGCCGACCGGTCGCTCGCGGTGGTGGGGATCGCGCCGACGCTCCCCTACGCCCGCCCCGGCACCGGCAGCCCGCGGGACCGGCTGCAGGTGCACGTGCCGTACGGGGTCGCCGGGTGGCGGCTGATGACCCTGGCCGTGCGCTCCGCGGGCGACCCGGCGGCGCTCTCGCCCGCGCTGCGCCGCGAGGTGCGCGCGATGGACCCCACGCTCCCCGTCTTCACCGTGCACGTCCTGGGCGACTACCGGGCGTCCACCCTGTGGATGCAGCGCGCCGCCGGGCAGGTGTTCGCCAGCCTGGCCCTGCTCGCGCTGGGGCTCGCCGCGCTGGGGGTCTACGGGGTGATGGCGTACACGGTGGCGCAGCGGACCCGGGAGATCGGGATCCGGGTGGCGCTCGGCGCGCGCGCGCCGGACGTGGTCCGGATGGTCGTCGCGGAGGCGGCCGTGCTCGCCGCGGCGGGGATCGCCGTGGGGCTGCCGGGGGCGTACGCCGTCGCCCGGCTGATGCGCGGCACCCTGTACGGCGTGGGCCCCGGCGACCCGGTGGCCTTCCTCGCGGTCCCGCTTCTCCTGGGCGGGGTCGCAATGCTGGCGAGCTGGCTCCCCGCCCGCCGCGCCTCGCGGGTGGACCCCATCGTGGCGCTCCGGGCGGACTAG
- a CDS encoding ABC transporter permease, with amino-acid sequence MDALLQDLRYALRTLAASRGFTAVALLCLALGIGINTTIFSAFNALYLRPLPFAEPDRLVAVHELDGGSGGVEDEISYPNFVDWTRDNGAFSGAAVYFHQAFNLAAGETPEYVRGARVSPSLFGVLGVAPALGRGFREEEGSAGSDAVAVLGYGLWQRRFGGDPRVVGSEVRLDGRPYTVLGVMPAGFAFPETEQLWTPLVADPVKNRGSHWVRAVARLRPGVTREQAEASLGPVTRRLQADFPETNRDLEGRLAPFRDNLIPPDMRPVFHVMLGAVGFVLLIACANVANLLLARAAGRRREIAVRAAMGAGRGRIVRQLLTESVLVALAGGALGVLLARWGVDVLRAFIPEELPYWVRFDLDGRVLAFTAAVSVATGILFGLAPALRASRADLQGALKDGTRGSGARQGRLRGALVVSEVALSLVLLVGAMLMVRSFLELRGADPGLDASGVLTTRLNLAGDRYASREQRARFAAEAVARLEGLPQVERAAAVSDLPLSGNVTSHTFEVEGQPSETGRRPSAVYRPVTAGFFQVLGIPVVRGRGLSPHEVDANAPVMVVNETFARQHFSGADPIGWRVRTGSDEPWFTVVGVSRDVREHKVHEPAGPTMYVPFPDGAPRGVTLALRTRGEPALAAAAVRAEMERIDPGLALFDMRTMREVMSLSFWDRGLFGGLFGVFAALALVLAAVGIYGVMAYAVASRAHEIGVRMALGARAPDVVRMVVRQAAMLAGLGVGIGLLAALGATRVLAGMLYGVTATDPATFLLVPLVLGGVALLAAWVPARRAARVDPMVALRAE; translated from the coding sequence ATGGACGCGCTCCTCCAGGACCTGCGCTACGCGCTGCGCACGCTGGCCGCCAGCCGCGGCTTCACCGCCGTCGCCCTGCTCTGCCTCGCGCTGGGGATCGGGATCAACACCACCATCTTCAGCGCCTTCAACGCCCTCTATCTCCGGCCGCTCCCCTTCGCGGAGCCGGACCGGCTGGTGGCCGTGCACGAGCTGGACGGCGGCAGCGGCGGCGTGGAGGACGAGATCTCGTATCCCAACTTCGTGGACTGGACGCGCGACAACGGCGCCTTCAGCGGTGCCGCGGTCTACTTCCACCAGGCCTTCAACCTGGCCGCCGGGGAGACGCCGGAGTACGTGCGCGGCGCGCGGGTCTCGCCCTCGTTGTTCGGCGTCCTGGGGGTGGCACCCGCGCTGGGACGCGGCTTTCGCGAGGAGGAGGGGAGCGCGGGGAGCGATGCCGTGGCGGTGCTCGGGTACGGGCTCTGGCAGCGGCGCTTCGGTGGGGACCCGCGGGTGGTCGGATCCGAGGTCCGGCTCGACGGGCGGCCGTACACCGTGCTGGGGGTGATGCCCGCGGGGTTCGCGTTCCCGGAGACGGAGCAGCTCTGGACGCCGCTGGTCGCGGACCCGGTGAAGAACCGCGGGAGCCACTGGGTGCGCGCGGTGGCCCGCCTCCGTCCGGGTGTCACCCGCGAACAGGCGGAGGCGTCGCTGGGCCCCGTCACACGCCGCCTGCAGGCGGATTTCCCGGAGACGAACCGCGACCTGGAGGGCCGCCTCGCCCCCTTCCGCGACAACCTGATCCCGCCCGACATGCGCCCAGTCTTCCACGTCATGCTGGGCGCGGTGGGGTTCGTGCTCCTCATCGCCTGCGCCAACGTCGCCAACCTCCTCCTGGCGCGCGCCGCCGGCCGGCGGCGGGAGATCGCGGTACGGGCGGCGATGGGCGCGGGGCGCGGCCGCATCGTCCGGCAGCTCCTCACCGAGAGCGTGCTGGTGGCGCTGGCGGGCGGGGCGCTGGGCGTCCTCCTGGCCCGCTGGGGAGTGGACGTGCTCCGCGCGTTCATCCCCGAGGAGCTGCCGTACTGGGTCCGCTTCGACCTGGACGGCCGGGTGCTCGCCTTCACCGCGGCGGTGAGTGTCGCGACCGGGATCCTCTTCGGGCTTGCGCCCGCGCTGCGCGCCTCCCGGGCCGACCTCCAGGGCGCGCTGAAGGACGGGACCCGCGGCTCCGGGGCGCGGCAGGGGCGGCTGCGCGGGGCGCTGGTGGTGAGCGAGGTCGCCCTCTCGCTGGTGCTGCTCGTGGGGGCGATGCTGATGGTGCGCAGCTTCCTGGAGCTGCGCGGCGCCGACCCGGGGCTGGACGCGTCGGGCGTGCTCACCACGCGCCTCAACCTTGCCGGCGACCGGTACGCGTCGCGCGAGCAGCGCGCCCGTTTCGCGGCGGAGGCGGTCGCCCGGCTGGAGGGGCTCCCGCAGGTGGAGCGGGCCGCGGCGGTGAGCGACCTCCCGCTCAGCGGAAACGTCACCAGCCACACCTTCGAGGTGGAGGGGCAGCCCAGCGAGACGGGGCGGCGTCCCTCGGCCGTCTACCGCCCCGTCACCGCCGGCTTCTTCCAGGTGCTGGGAATCCCGGTGGTCCGCGGGCGCGGTCTGTCCCCGCATGAGGTGGACGCCAACGCGCCGGTGATGGTGGTCAACGAGACCTTCGCCCGGCAGCACTTCTCCGGGGCGGACCCCATCGGCTGGCGGGTCCGCACGGGGTCGGACGAGCCGTGGTTCACGGTGGTGGGGGTGAGCCGCGACGTGCGGGAGCACAAGGTGCACGAGCCGGCCGGCCCCACGATGTACGTCCCCTTCCCCGACGGGGCGCCGCGCGGCGTTACGCTCGCCCTGCGCACCCGGGGCGAGCCAGCCCTCGCAGCCGCGGCGGTGCGGGCGGAGATGGAGCGGATCGACCCGGGGCTCGCCCTGTTCGACATGCGCACCATGCGCGAGGTGATGTCGCTCTCCTTCTGGGACCGCGGCCTCTTCGGCGGCCTCTTCGGAGTGTTCGCGGCGCTGGCGCTGGTCCTGGCGGCGGTGGGGATCTACGGCGTCATGGCGTACGCGGTGGCGAGCCGCGCCCACGAGATCGGGGTCCGGATGGCGCTCGGCGCGCGGGCCCCGGACGTGGTGCGGATGGTGGTGCGCCAGGCGGCGATGCTGGCCGGGCTGGGGGTGGGCATCGGCCTGCTGGCGGCGCTGGGGGCGACGCGCGTCCTCGCCGGGATGCTCTACGGCGTCACCGCCACCGACCCCGCCACGTTCCTGCTCGTGCCGCTCGTCCTGGGCGGTGTGGCGCTCCTGGCCGCCTGGGTCCCCGCCCGCCGCGCCGCCCGGGTGGACCCCATGGTGGCACTGCGGGCGGAGTAG
- a CDS encoding lipid II flippase Amj family protein, which yields MDGQLALIFLLTFIIHLIGTLAYSVRIAGTRTGRIAVSLSLFNILVLVSRTSNSFQSPLLAKRVEENLRGSVETGMESDFRWLLLAATLATLVGALLIPTFQRLFARAVEVFGRYRSVPRLFLRGLSPAGLLHVRSSLRIPARENLTELRTAPRIPLRVIVLNAVAMAIWTVGVFSALYAGYLNPEYRVTASQLSAVINGVATILMFIVIDPYLSVLTDEAAEGKISEGYFRRSVVWLTGSRLVGTVLAQVLLVPGALVIAFVAEWL from the coding sequence ATGGACGGCCAGCTTGCCCTGATCTTCCTGCTGACCTTCATCATCCACCTGATCGGCACGCTCGCCTACAGCGTCCGGATCGCGGGCACCCGTACCGGCCGCATCGCGGTCTCGCTCTCGCTCTTCAACATACTGGTCCTCGTCTCCCGCACGTCCAACTCGTTCCAGTCGCCGCTGCTGGCGAAGCGCGTGGAGGAGAACCTGCGCGGATCGGTGGAGACCGGGATGGAGTCGGATTTCCGCTGGCTGCTCCTCGCGGCCACGCTCGCCACGCTCGTCGGCGCACTCCTGATCCCGACGTTCCAGCGCCTCTTCGCGCGGGCCGTGGAGGTCTTCGGGCGCTACCGCTCGGTGCCGCGCCTCTTCCTGCGAGGGCTCTCTCCAGCGGGTCTGCTGCACGTGCGCAGCTCGCTCCGCATCCCGGCCAGGGAGAACCTGACGGAGCTCAGGACGGCGCCCCGCATCCCCCTGCGCGTCATCGTGCTCAACGCCGTCGCGATGGCGATCTGGACCGTCGGCGTGTTCTCCGCTCTCTATGCGGGGTACCTCAACCCCGAGTACCGCGTCACCGCCAGCCAGCTCTCGGCCGTGATCAACGGCGTGGCCACCATTCTCATGTTCATCGTGATCGATCCCTACCTCTCGGTGCTCACCGACGAGGCCGCCGAAGGGAAGATCTCCGAAGGCTACTTCCGCAGGAGCGTCGTCTGGCTCACCGGCAGCCGCCTCGTAGGCACCGTGCTCGCACAGGTCCTTCTCGTCCCCGGCGCTCTCGTGATCGCCTTCGTGGCCGAGTGGCTCTGA
- a CDS encoding ABC transporter ATP-binding protein — protein MPALFSSRFRPFRAPEPRGGPEPEPGAPLIRLRQLEKSYPAGTGRVYVLRHIDLDVQAGEFVSIMGPSGAGKSTLLSILGMFDGDWTGEYHFLGQPVHRMGAKERGALGRPNVGFVFQQYHLLDELTVQENLDIPLSYRDVPKRERQAMVADALDRFGIVGKKDLYPNQLSGGQQQLVAIARATISNPRVILADEPTGNLHSSQGREIMELFRALNEAGTTIIQVTHSETNAEYGNRVIQLRDGWIVDA, from the coding sequence ATGCCCGCCCTGTTCTCGTCCCGCTTCCGCCCCTTCCGCGCGCCCGAGCCGCGGGGCGGCCCCGAGCCCGAGCCCGGCGCCCCGCTGATCCGCCTGCGGCAGCTGGAGAAGTCGTACCCCGCCGGGACCGGACGCGTCTACGTGCTGCGCCACATCGACCTGGACGTGCAGGCCGGCGAGTTCGTCTCCATCATGGGCCCCTCCGGCGCCGGGAAGAGCACCCTGCTCTCCATCCTGGGGATGTTCGACGGCGACTGGACCGGCGAGTACCACTTCCTGGGGCAGCCCGTGCACAGGATGGGGGCGAAGGAGCGCGGCGCGCTCGGGAGGCCCAACGTCGGCTTCGTGTTCCAGCAGTACCACCTGCTCGACGAGCTGACCGTGCAGGAGAACCTGGACATCCCGCTCTCCTACCGCGACGTGCCGAAGCGCGAGCGGCAGGCCATGGTGGCCGACGCGCTGGACCGCTTCGGGATCGTGGGGAAGAAGGACCTCTACCCCAACCAGCTCTCCGGGGGCCAGCAGCAGCTCGTGGCCATCGCCCGCGCCACCATCTCGAACCCCCGCGTGATCCTGGCCGACGAGCCCACCGGGAACCTGCACTCCTCGCAGGGGCGCGAGATCATGGAGCTCTTCCGCGCCCTCAACGAGGCGGGGACCACCATCATCCAGGTGACCCACTCGGAAACGAACGCGGAGTACGGAAACCGCGTGATCCAGCTCCGCGACGGCTGGATCGTGGACGCCTGA
- a CDS encoding ABC transporter permease yields the protein METLLQDLRYAARMLLRTPGFAAVAVLTLALGIGINTTIFSVVNAILIRPLPHVDTERLVALREESLRDGQGGSVSPANLADWQAQSASFQDIAAYHDRQVVMRAGRGDPERIEAEAVTVNLFPLLGARPALGRLFLPEEAEPGRNRVVLLSDHMWRNRFEADPQILGKTVQLNGVAHTVVGVMGPRFGFPDNQPLWVPIVPSALADQRGERYLRVVGRLRPGVTLEQARAEMGALARRLEEQHPETNAGMGVRLIDFDEAWVGEIRPALLVMLAAVGMVLLIACANVAGLFLARAAARRKEIAVRVALGAGRGRLVRQLLTESSLVALMGGALGVLLAHWGLALILASFPFQPPLWMVFDIDANVLLFTLLLSLGTGVLFGLAPALRATRPDLQDTLKDGGRGSTAGARQGRMQGALVVAELALAMVLLVGAMLMVRSFLRLQGVDPGFDTAQVLTLRLVTGGDRYAEPAARMELYRQVVERVKALPGVEGAGTVSFLPLSGMSVTSGLSVEGVDLPADQRPAAEVRGISPDYFRVLRVPLLRGRSLTPEEADGDRPVVVVNRALAERFWPGEDAVGRRVRVGGPWLTVVGVAEDVRMGGLDEKPTAQVYVPYSAEARGYASLLVRTHGDPAAATAAVRRAVHAVDPSVVVDEAFTMREVVHRSLWQRRLFGGLFTSFAAIALLLAVSGVYAVIAYSVSQRTHEFGVRMALGARPGRILGMVVRQGAVLTVIGVGIGALGAFAVTRVMGSLLYGVAPTDPVTFAAVTVILASATVLASWIPARRATRVDPMIAIRAE from the coding sequence ATGGAAACGCTCCTCCAGGACCTGCGCTACGCCGCGCGCATGCTGCTGCGCACCCCCGGCTTCGCCGCCGTCGCGGTGCTCACGCTGGCGCTGGGCATCGGGATCAACACCACCATCTTCAGCGTCGTCAACGCGATCCTGATCCGTCCCCTTCCGCACGTGGACACCGAGCGGCTGGTGGCGCTCCGGGAGGAGTCGCTGCGCGACGGGCAGGGCGGGTCCGTCTCCCCCGCCAACCTCGCCGACTGGCAGGCGCAGTCCGCCTCCTTCCAGGACATCGCCGCCTACCACGACCGCCAGGTGGTGATGCGGGCGGGTCGGGGAGATCCGGAGCGGATCGAGGCGGAGGCGGTCACCGTGAACCTCTTCCCCCTCCTGGGTGCCCGCCCGGCGCTCGGGCGCCTCTTCCTCCCGGAGGAGGCGGAGCCCGGGCGGAACCGGGTGGTGCTCCTCTCCGACCACATGTGGCGCAACCGGTTCGAGGCCGACCCGCAGATCCTGGGGAAGACGGTCCAACTGAACGGCGTCGCGCACACGGTGGTGGGGGTCATGGGTCCCCGCTTCGGCTTCCCCGACAACCAGCCGCTCTGGGTCCCCATCGTCCCCTCCGCACTCGCCGACCAGCGGGGGGAGCGCTACCTGCGCGTGGTGGGCCGCCTCCGCCCCGGGGTCACCCTGGAGCAGGCACGGGCCGAGATGGGCGCCCTGGCACGGCGGCTGGAGGAGCAGCACCCGGAGACGAACGCGGGGATGGGGGTCCGGCTGATCGACTTCGACGAGGCGTGGGTGGGGGAGATCCGCCCCGCGCTCCTGGTGATGCTGGCGGCGGTGGGGATGGTGCTCCTGATCGCCTGCGCCAACGTGGCCGGCCTCTTCCTGGCGCGCGCGGCCGCCCGGCGGAAGGAGATCGCCGTACGGGTGGCGCTGGGGGCGGGGCGCGGCAGGCTGGTCCGCCAGCTCCTCACGGAGAGCAGCCTGGTGGCGCTCATGGGGGGCGCCCTCGGAGTGCTCCTGGCGCACTGGGGCCTGGCCCTGATCCTGGCGTCGTTCCCCTTCCAGCCCCCGCTCTGGATGGTGTTCGACATCGACGCCAACGTCCTCCTCTTCACCCTCCTCCTCTCCCTGGGTACGGGCGTCCTCTTCGGCCTGGCGCCCGCGCTCCGCGCCACCCGCCCGGATCTCCAGGATACGCTCAAGGACGGCGGGCGGGGCTCCACCGCGGGGGCACGCCAGGGCCGCATGCAGGGCGCCCTGGTGGTGGCGGAGCTGGCGCTGGCGATGGTCCTCCTGGTGGGGGCCATGCTGATGGTGCGCAGCTTCCTCCGCCTGCAGGGGGTGGACCCCGGCTTCGACACGGCGCAGGTGCTGACGCTCCGGCTGGTGACCGGAGGCGACCGCTACGCGGAGCCCGCGGCGCGCATGGAGCTCTACCGCCAGGTGGTGGAGCGCGTGAAGGCGCTCCCCGGGGTGGAGGGCGCGGGCACCGTGTCGTTCCTCCCGCTGAGCGGGATGAGCGTCACCTCCGGCCTCTCGGTGGAGGGGGTGGACCTCCCGGCGGACCAGCGCCCGGCCGCGGAGGTGCGCGGGATCTCCCCGGACTACTTCCGCGTCCTCCGGGTCCCCCTGCTGCGCGGGCGCTCGCTGACGCCGGAGGAGGCGGACGGGGATCGGCCGGTGGTGGTTGTGAACCGCGCGCTGGCGGAGCGCTTCTGGCCGGGAGAGGACGCGGTGGGGCGGCGCGTCCGGGTCGGCGGGCCCTGGCTGACGGTGGTGGGGGTGGCGGAGGACGTGCGGATGGGCGGGCTGGACGAGAAGCCGACGGCCCAGGTGTACGTCCCGTACTCCGCCGAGGCGCGCGGCTACGCCTCGCTCCTGGTCCGCACCCACGGCGATCCCGCCGCCGCGACCGCCGCCGTGCGCCGGGCGGTGCATGCCGTCGATCCCTCCGTGGTCGTCGATGAAGCGTTCACCATGCGCGAGGTGGTGCACCGCTCCCTCTGGCAGCGCCGCCTCTTCGGCGGGCTCTTCACCTCCTTCGCGGCCATCGCCCTCCTCCTGGCGGTGAGCGGGGTGTACGCGGTGATCGCCTACTCCGTCTCGCAGCGCACGCACGAGTTCGGGGTGCGCATGGCGCTGGGCGCGCGCCCCGGCCGCATCCTGGGGATGGTGGTCCGGCAGGGCGCGGTGCTGACGGTGATCGGCGTGGGGATCGGCGCGCTGGGCGCCTTCGCGGTGACGCGGGTGATGGGGAGCCTCCTCTACGGCGTGGCCCCGACGGACCCCGTCACTTTCGCCGCGGTCACGGTGATCCTGGCGAGCGCCACCGTGCTGGCGAGCTGGATCCCCGCCCGGCGGGCCACCCGCGTGGACCCCATGATCGCAATCCGAGCCGAGTGA